Proteins encoded within one genomic window of Mycolicibacterium aubagnense:
- a CDS encoding ABC transporter substrate-binding protein, translated as MFSQRHFTRLLTLGAAVTVIVAVAGCSPSTKSASSSPVPLRLGYLTRVTHAPALIGVNDGLFAQQLGSGVTFTAQPFSTGTEEITALLSGHLDAAYVGPNPAFNAWQKSNGKAIKIISGAASGGTSMVVQPGITSAQDLRGKTVADPALGGTQDVSLRDWLSKNGLKTDTQGGGDVSVKPTNPESAIVQQFVSKQIAGALDSAPFDVQMIKAGGVRLWSDPNTITVLVVRQDFLAAHPDAVAGLLRGQVQANDKIGADPTAAVQSANAALAKTLGKGLDPEVLAESFKETRFTNDPGIASLRDQVGKAVAIGLLQPLNIDGLFDPAPLNAVLAASGKPAVAA; from the coding sequence GTGTTCTCACAACGTCATTTCACCAGGCTGCTTACGCTGGGCGCCGCCGTCACCGTGATCGTCGCAGTCGCGGGATGCTCCCCGTCGACCAAGTCGGCATCGTCTTCTCCTGTGCCGCTGCGACTGGGATATCTGACCCGTGTCACCCATGCACCCGCGCTCATCGGCGTCAATGACGGACTGTTCGCCCAGCAGCTCGGCTCGGGGGTCACCTTTACCGCGCAACCGTTCAGCACCGGCACCGAAGAGATCACCGCGCTGTTGTCGGGCCATCTCGACGCGGCATACGTGGGACCCAACCCGGCTTTCAACGCCTGGCAGAAATCGAATGGCAAAGCCATCAAGATCATTTCGGGCGCCGCCAGTGGCGGTACCTCGATGGTCGTCCAACCCGGCATCACGTCCGCCCAGGACCTCAGGGGCAAGACGGTGGCCGATCCTGCCCTCGGCGGTACCCAGGACGTCAGCCTCCGCGATTGGCTTTCGAAGAACGGATTGAAGACCGATACCCAAGGCGGAGGGGATGTTTCGGTCAAGCCGACAAACCCTGAGTCGGCGATTGTCCAGCAGTTCGTGAGCAAGCAGATCGCCGGTGCGCTGGATTCCGCGCCCTTCGACGTGCAGATGATCAAGGCCGGCGGCGTGCGGTTGTGGTCGGACCCGAACACCATCACCGTGCTGGTTGTCCGTCAGGACTTCCTCGCCGCACATCCTGATGCGGTGGCCGGACTGCTGCGCGGCCAGGTCCAGGCCAACGACAAGATCGGTGCCGATCCCACGGCGGCGGTGCAGTCCGCCAACGCCGCACTCGCGAAAACCCTTGGCAAGGGTCTGGATCCGGAAGTTCTGGCCGAGTCGTTCAAAGAGACCAGGTTCACCAACGATCCGGGGATCGCTTCGCTGCGCGACCAGGTGGGCAAGGCCGTGGCCATCGGCTTGTTGCAGCCGCTGAACATCGACGGCCTATTTGATCCGGCTCCGCTCAATGCGGTGCTTGCGGCGTCGGGTAAACCGGCGGTCGCGGCGTGA
- a CDS encoding CehA/McbA family metallohydrolase domain-containing protein: protein MPRVPLRPQSPLNSNDCSVTAVRDAITAEFDAVPFLGQLRCSHTSVVAGTVDEIVFTYTVGRSGIADSGWLKLCFRYYSDWDLQTADPAGRDYATAQLVSRSLVGRASEAGAATVQRLAVRYDVKGGERPFQKSLLIHAVDGYLRPGDVIEIRLGDKRFGGPGTRVQTFVEDEFEVHLFVDPLGTSRMARAGVNRLAIVPGPPERVVVRGPRLVRSDTTAVTLRAHLQDRWGNACTDTAATLRALVDGTTVAEAQTPSTGWASVALVVPALAGHIQVLAEPDVDVQPAEAILDVIDDLPAPRAFFTDLHVHSNDTVGTQDTGWNLRYARDIGALDVVGYTANDFQITDEAWVDVVAACRAISSDGSLVCYPGVEWCGTAGVGGDHNVVFLGEDTTLARSLEWRQGMASTVPTPQTWPITELYAAYEKDPDSYLLIPHVGGRRAILDWHHPELERLIEVHSSWGSSPWFLEDALARGLRLGASAASDEHRGRPGGGAPGANIFGGFGGLTGVLAPELTKADVGRGLRARRTWATTGARAVALLRSGEAWMGDEIDTEDAELSVGYALYGTSGWDEVAIYDSAGRVWQRNLHAETGLSDELVRIRWGGARHRDRYRWATWSGELRVAGTEMFDVTPWAAAHPEQSFDVAGETVHWRTTTYGSDIGIVVRLADLAAAGFRIQASLHEDGLRVDHEFSGAELIRDGHVETAVGGLNLRLRAERVAEFSALPTTVTGDLALDLPHGTSATYLRATQSDGHQVWTSPLFVTRSSGQARCPESA, encoded by the coding sequence ATGCCCCGCGTTCCACTCCGTCCGCAGAGCCCGTTGAACAGCAATGACTGCTCGGTGACTGCTGTGCGGGACGCCATCACGGCGGAATTCGACGCAGTGCCGTTCCTCGGCCAGCTGCGCTGCTCACACACGTCGGTGGTCGCCGGCACGGTGGACGAGATCGTCTTTACCTACACCGTCGGCCGGTCGGGTATCGCCGACAGCGGCTGGCTGAAGTTGTGCTTCCGCTACTACTCGGATTGGGACCTGCAGACCGCTGATCCGGCCGGGCGCGACTACGCGACCGCACAGTTGGTCAGCCGATCGCTGGTGGGGCGTGCATCCGAAGCCGGCGCGGCCACTGTGCAGCGGTTGGCCGTCCGTTATGACGTCAAAGGCGGGGAGCGGCCGTTCCAGAAATCGCTGCTCATCCACGCCGTCGACGGCTACCTGCGCCCCGGCGACGTGATCGAAATCCGCCTCGGGGACAAGCGATTCGGCGGCCCGGGGACCCGCGTCCAGACCTTTGTCGAGGACGAGTTCGAAGTGCATCTGTTCGTCGACCCGTTGGGCACCTCCCGGATGGCCCGGGCGGGCGTCAATCGACTGGCCATCGTGCCCGGCCCGCCGGAGCGGGTGGTGGTACGCGGCCCGCGCCTCGTCCGCAGCGACACCACCGCTGTCACGCTCCGCGCTCACCTGCAGGATCGGTGGGGCAACGCCTGCACTGATACTGCCGCCACGTTGCGCGCGCTCGTCGATGGCACCACGGTGGCCGAGGCGCAGACCCCGTCCACCGGCTGGGCGAGTGTGGCGCTGGTGGTGCCGGCACTCGCCGGGCACATCCAGGTCCTCGCGGAACCCGATGTGGACGTGCAGCCCGCCGAGGCTATCTTGGATGTGATCGACGACTTGCCCGCCCCACGTGCGTTCTTCACCGACCTGCACGTACATTCCAACGACACGGTCGGCACTCAGGACACCGGGTGGAACCTGCGCTATGCCCGCGATATCGGCGCGCTCGACGTTGTCGGCTACACCGCCAACGACTTCCAGATCACCGACGAAGCCTGGGTCGACGTGGTCGCCGCCTGCCGGGCCATCTCGAGCGACGGCAGCCTGGTCTGCTACCCCGGCGTCGAATGGTGTGGCACGGCAGGTGTCGGCGGTGATCACAACGTCGTCTTTCTCGGGGAGGACACCACGCTGGCACGCTCGCTGGAGTGGCGCCAGGGGATGGCCAGCACCGTACCGACACCCCAAACGTGGCCCATCACCGAGCTTTACGCCGCTTACGAAAAGGACCCGGATTCCTACTTGCTGATCCCACACGTGGGTGGCCGGCGCGCGATCCTGGACTGGCACCATCCCGAGCTGGAACGGCTGATCGAAGTGCACTCGTCCTGGGGAAGCAGCCCGTGGTTCCTGGAAGATGCGCTGGCCCGCGGCCTTCGTCTGGGTGCCAGCGCCGCCAGCGACGAGCACCGTGGCCGCCCGGGCGGTGGGGCACCCGGAGCGAACATCTTCGGTGGATTCGGCGGCCTGACCGGAGTTCTCGCGCCGGAGCTCACCAAAGCTGATGTGGGCCGGGGGCTGCGCGCGCGCCGGACCTGGGCGACGACCGGAGCGCGGGCCGTCGCCCTGTTACGCAGCGGCGAAGCCTGGATGGGCGACGAGATCGACACCGAAGATGCCGAATTGAGCGTCGGCTACGCGCTTTACGGTACATCCGGCTGGGATGAAGTTGCCATCTACGACAGCGCAGGACGGGTATGGCAGCGCAACTTGCATGCCGAGACGGGGCTGTCTGACGAGCTCGTCCGCATCCGGTGGGGTGGAGCGCGGCACCGCGACCGGTACCGGTGGGCTACGTGGTCTGGTGAGCTGCGGGTGGCGGGTACCGAGATGTTCGACGTAACACCTTGGGCCGCGGCGCATCCGGAACAGAGCTTCGACGTCGCCGGCGAGACGGTGCACTGGCGGACCACGACCTACGGTTCCGACATCGGCATCGTGGTGCGGTTGGCGGACCTTGCGGCGGCCGGCTTCCGAATCCAAGCGTCGCTGCACGAGGATGGTCTGCGGGTGGACCACGAGTTCTCGGGCGCCGAGTTGATTCGTGATGGCCACGTCGAAACCGCTGTGGGCGGACTCAATCTGCGGTTGCGTGCCGAACGGGTGGCCGAGTTCTCCGCGCTGCCCACCACGGTAACCGGCGACCTCGCCCTCGACCTGCCGCATGGCACCAGCGCCACGTACCTGCGCGCCACCCAGTCCGATGGCCATCAGGTGTGGACCAGCCCGCTGTTCGTCACCCGTTCGAGCGGCCAGGCGCGATGTCCCGAGTCGGCCTGA
- a CDS encoding LysR family transcriptional regulator, with protein MNLQQLRYTVALAEAKSFTKAAESSFVVQSALSQQVRRFEEELGVALFERTTRSVSLTPAGEALMPLLYQVVAGIDQIKVDAQALSGTVTGRLTVGMMEVPSESLDAATLMATFHSRYPQVSVTLRSGGSDVLLTATRDRKLDAAIVGSNVSPASDQLDFTHLFTESLIAVMPCDHPLTRARAVSLTDLAALPFIDFPPGYGLRHETDRGFAGVPRRVAFEVTRVDEVVHFVRQNLGVALLPESVARTRADTDSTLALRPVTGVEMQRQVHLVAPRPQLRSAACQAFIACVHDHLASH; from the coding sequence ATGAATCTGCAGCAACTGCGTTACACGGTCGCCCTGGCTGAGGCCAAGAGCTTCACCAAGGCAGCCGAAAGTTCCTTCGTCGTGCAATCCGCACTCAGCCAGCAGGTCCGGAGATTCGAGGAAGAGCTCGGCGTGGCCCTCTTCGAGCGCACGACTCGTTCGGTCTCGCTGACTCCGGCAGGCGAGGCGCTCATGCCGCTGCTGTACCAGGTGGTCGCCGGCATCGACCAGATCAAGGTCGATGCCCAGGCCCTCAGCGGCACCGTCACCGGACGCCTGACCGTCGGGATGATGGAGGTGCCCTCCGAAAGCCTCGACGCGGCAACGCTGATGGCGACGTTCCACTCCCGCTACCCCCAAGTGAGCGTGACCCTGCGCAGCGGCGGTAGCGACGTACTGCTGACCGCGACCCGCGACCGCAAACTGGACGCGGCCATCGTCGGCTCCAACGTCTCCCCGGCCAGCGACCAGTTGGATTTCACCCACTTGTTCACCGAGTCGTTGATCGCGGTGATGCCGTGCGATCACCCGCTGACCAGAGCGCGGGCAGTGTCGCTGACCGACCTGGCGGCGTTGCCGTTCATCGACTTTCCACCCGGGTACGGTCTTCGACACGAAACCGACCGCGGCTTCGCCGGTGTGCCACGGCGGGTCGCCTTCGAGGTCACACGTGTCGACGAGGTCGTGCATTTCGTCCGCCAGAATCTCGGCGTGGCACTGCTGCCGGAATCGGTGGCGCGGACCCGCGCCGACACCGACAGCACCTTGGCGCTGCGCCCGGTAACCGGCGTCGAGATGCAGCGTCAGGTGCACCTCGTGGCACCACGACCGCAGCTGCGTTCGGCCGCATGCCAGGCGTTCATCGCCTGCGTCCACGACCACCTGGCATCGCACTAA
- a CDS encoding nitroreductase family deazaflavin-dependent oxidoreductase, which produces MDTGHTRAARRQFRVFRAVGRYLLNPTVRGLARLGAVRPTQVSELETLGRKTGQLRRVPVSPIFDESGAWVICGHGTLSGWGANIEANPNVRIQQGNRWRAGIASFVPDDDVRARVRLSGAAGPKIASYGTAPVSVRIDFTD; this is translated from the coding sequence GTGGACACAGGTCACACTCGGGCGGCGCGCCGACAGTTCCGGGTATTCCGCGCGGTTGGGCGTTACCTGCTCAACCCGACGGTGCGGGGTCTTGCCCGGCTGGGGGCGGTGCGCCCAACGCAGGTAAGCGAATTGGAAACCCTTGGCCGCAAAACCGGGCAGCTGCGACGGGTGCCGGTGTCGCCGATTTTTGATGAATCGGGCGCGTGGGTGATCTGCGGTCACGGTACGTTGTCCGGCTGGGGTGCCAACATCGAGGCCAATCCGAATGTGCGCATCCAGCAAGGGAATCGATGGCGCGCTGGCATCGCGTCCTTTGTGCCGGACGACGACGTGCGTGCGCGCGTGCGGCTGTCCGGTGCGGCGGGACCGAAAATCGCGTCCTACGGAACCGCGCCCGTATCTGTGCGCATCGACTTCACTGACTAG
- a CDS encoding AurF N-oxygenase family protein: MTVGFTAHAPAESARSHLRAGTPAELDAGIAATLCRASTRRRFDPFIDIDWDAAENTLDQDDPRWQLDPDIAPLAATEWYARQPVEQRIAMGRWLTANILKVTLQFEMMLIRGVIHHAGTLPNGSVVFQYLLHELTDECHHIQMFQEFVNRTGADVPGMRRGSRFFGPILGFIGGYANIFLFIGVLCGEQPLHFQQTLQHRGAAAVPPLLNKITSIHLAEEARHISFADHYLTHRIAAVGRLRRLLYALAFPIYLRWLIGEMIAPPRAFARQFGIPRRTFKAAYWRSARSRQMLAESAADVRRVAEDLGLRTVWTRWMWRLLGIDGRLPRYRGEPDRSQPWTAATAVRAVVWGRVAAAVVAAGIAMVATPVGLRIVIVAAAATAVWASYHGLRAHFGSVVGNQSFEWSRLAVWIVVCSTMIPAGGLIGLALVVLTILAVAEFMPTL; this comes from the coding sequence ATGACTGTGGGCTTCACCGCACACGCCCCCGCCGAATCGGCCAGATCACACCTGCGCGCCGGCACGCCGGCCGAACTCGATGCCGGCATCGCCGCAACGCTCTGCCGGGCGAGTACCCGTCGGCGTTTCGATCCGTTTATCGACATCGACTGGGATGCAGCCGAAAACACGCTGGACCAGGATGACCCGCGTTGGCAGCTCGACCCCGACATCGCTCCGCTCGCGGCGACTGAATGGTATGCGCGGCAACCCGTTGAACAGCGCATCGCGATGGGGCGCTGGCTCACCGCGAACATCCTCAAGGTGACGTTGCAGTTCGAGATGATGCTGATCCGCGGGGTGATTCACCACGCCGGCACCCTGCCCAACGGTTCGGTGGTGTTTCAGTACTTGCTTCATGAGCTGACCGATGAATGCCACCACATTCAGATGTTCCAGGAGTTCGTGAACCGCACTGGCGCCGACGTTCCCGGTATGCGCAGAGGGTCACGGTTTTTCGGGCCGATTCTGGGATTCATCGGCGGCTACGCCAATATCTTCCTGTTCATCGGGGTGCTGTGCGGGGAACAGCCGCTGCACTTCCAACAGACGCTGCAGCATCGGGGCGCGGCGGCGGTGCCGCCGTTGCTGAACAAGATCACTTCCATTCATCTCGCGGAGGAAGCCCGCCACATCTCATTCGCCGACCACTATCTGACGCACCGAATCGCGGCAGTGGGACGGTTGCGGCGGCTGTTGTACGCCTTGGCATTTCCGATCTATCTGCGGTGGCTGATCGGCGAGATGATCGCACCACCGCGTGCATTCGCCCGGCAGTTCGGAATCCCGAGGCGCACCTTCAAGGCCGCCTACTGGCGCAGCGCTCGATCCCGGCAGATGTTGGCAGAATCGGCCGCCGACGTCCGACGTGTTGCCGAAGACCTCGGTCTGCGCACGGTCTGGACGCGGTGGATGTGGCGGCTCTTGGGTATTGATGGGCGGCTACCCCGGTACCGCGGTGAGCCCGATCGCAGTCAACCGTGGACCGCGGCAACTGCAGTTCGGGCAGTGGTGTGGGGGCGGGTAGCGGCCGCTGTGGTCGCGGCGGGTATTGCGATGGTGGCGACGCCGGTCGGGCTGCGGATCGTCATTGTGGCGGCGGCGGCCACGGCGGTGTGGGCGTCCTACCACGGGCTCCGGGCTCACTTCGGGAGCGTGGTCGGCAACCAATCGTTCGAGTGGTCGAGGCTGGCCGTTTGGATCGTGGTGTGCAGCACGATGATTCCTGCGGGTGGGCTGATCGGACTCGCCTTGGTCGTGCTCACCATCCTTGCCGTGGCTGAGTTCATGCCGACCCTATGA
- a CDS encoding APC family permease: protein MVISDNHPPLHGLGPRTRLGGLDRGALGAADVAAQSVSAMAPCGAAAAIPVLVAGQGGPVVLSMAVAFVLALIVSWLVRGFARRVPAAGSLYTCAAVGVGPMSGFITAGALLLGYLGIGMFAVTETSAFWLRLASSVGMTAHGWLVAAAALGFAALSGVVLVRGIRLSARVSLVTETVAVLLVVAVSVWLLCHGDERRLHDAVLAPIPDLGRLASSVAVAMTAFVGFESATVLAVETRNPLRTVPAAVRGSLLVGGAVVLLATLAQAETLSGTTTTSWFQALTADPGGRALVPAVYLAAALSFFACALASTTAAARVLLSLSREGVLPAALGHTDLRSKAPTVGIWLCTAIVFGVPFAVSACGADAEAVCGSLVAAAVCGFLLAYAALAGAMPALLRRLGEPSRVAWVIGPACALALTAVLAGFWGLTLAGPLWTGALTSAAWMLAWTLVGFRLRGRRPDAFASMGAHAGTVRSSVWRGYLRSTS from the coding sequence ATGGTCATCTCGGACAACCACCCGCCGCTGCACGGCCTGGGCCCGCGCACGCGTCTGGGCGGCTTGGATCGCGGTGCGTTGGGCGCCGCCGATGTTGCGGCACAGTCTGTTTCGGCCATGGCACCGTGCGGTGCCGCGGCCGCGATTCCCGTATTGGTTGCGGGGCAGGGTGGTCCGGTAGTGCTGAGCATGGCCGTCGCGTTCGTGCTCGCACTGATCGTGTCCTGGCTGGTCCGGGGATTCGCGCGGCGGGTACCTGCCGCCGGCTCGCTCTACACGTGCGCAGCCGTTGGGGTTGGGCCGATGTCGGGCTTCATCACAGCTGGTGCACTGTTGCTCGGCTACCTCGGCATCGGGATGTTCGCCGTCACTGAGACTTCGGCGTTCTGGCTCAGGTTGGCGTCCTCGGTCGGAATGACGGCGCACGGCTGGCTGGTCGCTGCCGCCGCACTCGGGTTCGCGGCACTCAGTGGGGTGGTACTGGTTCGCGGTATTCGGCTGTCGGCCCGGGTCTCGCTGGTGACCGAGACCGTCGCGGTACTGCTCGTGGTGGCAGTTTCGGTGTGGTTGCTCTGTCACGGCGACGAACGTCGATTGCACGACGCCGTGCTGGCACCCATCCCCGACCTCGGCCGTTTGGCCTCCAGTGTGGCCGTCGCGATGACAGCGTTCGTCGGCTTCGAGAGCGCCACGGTGCTGGCGGTCGAGACCCGAAACCCGCTGCGGACGGTGCCGGCGGCGGTCCGCGGCTCACTGCTGGTGGGCGGCGCGGTCGTGCTGCTCGCGACCCTGGCCCAAGCCGAGACCCTCAGCGGCACAACGACCACTTCGTGGTTCCAGGCACTGACCGCCGATCCGGGCGGGCGGGCGTTGGTTCCTGCCGTGTATCTGGCGGCGGCGCTGTCATTCTTTGCCTGCGCGCTGGCATCTACGACGGCAGCGGCCCGCGTCTTGCTGTCGCTGTCGCGCGAAGGCGTCCTGCCTGCGGCCCTTGGGCACACCGATCTGCGCAGTAAAGCACCCACCGTGGGGATCTGGTTGTGCACCGCGATCGTGTTCGGCGTGCCGTTCGCCGTGAGTGCATGCGGCGCCGACGCGGAAGCGGTATGTGGCTCGCTCGTGGCCGCCGCCGTGTGCGGTTTCCTGCTGGCGTACGCCGCGCTGGCCGGCGCGATGCCCGCGCTGCTGCGGCGGCTGGGCGAACCCAGCCGGGTGGCATGGGTGATAGGGCCGGCCTGCGCGCTGGCACTCACCGCGGTCCTGGCCGGGTTCTGGGGCCTGACCCTGGCCGGCCCGTTGTGGACCGGTGCGCTGACGTCCGCAGCCTGGATGCTGGCATGGACCCTCGTTGGTTTTCGGCTGCGCGGGCGCCGCCCTGACGCGTTCGCGTCGATGGGCGCACACGCCGGAACCGTCAGGTCGTCGGTGTGGCGCGGCTATCTGCGGAGCACGTCATGA
- a CDS encoding helix-turn-helix domain-containing protein encodes MTRALRPDAGSRSALAALAIIEEVAAAGPGITALDITYRLRMSRSAAYRLLAVLVDSEYLVRTPDLGGFALGRRIDRLVGIPSTPADRLREAVDAVRAEARFGIHLVLHRPTRLPALELFDIDPDFPLSDPARVMAEPDCSAIGRMIAANARGERPAFSTQHGILLPGHGCLALPIRGADDSLIAVLAASAPAHRVTDPDALMAFLTPHARAVTIACTTDG; translated from the coding sequence ATGACCCGAGCGTTGCGCCCGGACGCCGGGTCGCGTTCGGCGCTCGCGGCCCTCGCCATCATCGAAGAGGTCGCCGCCGCCGGACCCGGCATCACGGCTCTGGACATCACCTATCGACTACGAATGTCGCGGTCCGCCGCGTACCGGTTGCTCGCCGTCTTGGTCGACAGCGAATACCTCGTCCGCACGCCCGATTTGGGCGGGTTCGCGCTCGGGCGCCGCATCGACCGATTGGTCGGTATCCCCTCCACTCCGGCGGACCGGTTACGCGAAGCCGTTGACGCTGTTCGGGCCGAAGCCCGGTTCGGGATACACCTGGTGCTGCACCGGCCCACCCGGTTGCCGGCGTTGGAACTGTTCGACATCGATCCAGATTTCCCGCTATCTGATCCGGCCCGGGTGATGGCCGAGCCGGACTGCTCGGCCATCGGACGCATGATTGCCGCGAACGCCCGCGGTGAACGTCCGGCCTTCTCCACGCAGCACGGGATCTTGTTGCCCGGCCACGGATGTCTCGCGCTCCCGATCCGCGGCGCCGATGACAGTCTGATTGCCGTACTCGCGGCCTCCGCGCCCGCACATCGAGTGACAGACCCGGATGCGTTGATGGCGTTTCTGACTCCCCACGCTCGGGCCGTGACAATCGCGTGCACAACCGACGGTTGA
- a CDS encoding TetR/AcrR family transcriptional regulator, with protein MHTDLFAPDTARDEGVEEILDAALDVFAKIGIRRATVDEIAQRAGLGRVTIYRRVGGKNEIVSAVLIRESQKLFEAVRAAAARTDNFADRVVHSFATTIETVRTNAVWNRLLEIEPDTVLPRLTLEASPLLAGAVAATAEVLRGPDVAAVPEPDLLARAEILVRITHSILLTPAVLAPLETYEQVAQFARKNLLPIAATPAP; from the coding sequence GTGCACACCGATCTCTTCGCTCCTGACACCGCGCGTGATGAGGGTGTCGAAGAGATCCTCGATGCCGCGCTCGATGTCTTCGCCAAGATCGGCATACGGCGGGCTACCGTCGACGAAATTGCCCAGCGTGCAGGGCTGGGCCGGGTCACGATCTATCGCCGCGTCGGCGGGAAGAACGAGATTGTCAGCGCGGTACTCATCCGGGAATCCCAAAAGCTGTTCGAAGCCGTGCGCGCCGCCGCGGCGCGCACCGACAATTTCGCGGATCGAGTGGTCCACAGTTTTGCCACGACGATCGAGACAGTGCGCACGAATGCCGTCTGGAACAGGCTTCTCGAAATCGAACCCGACACAGTGCTGCCGCGGCTGACCCTCGAAGCCAGCCCGCTGTTGGCCGGCGCCGTCGCGGCGACCGCCGAGGTGCTCCGCGGTCCGGACGTAGCGGCGGTCCCTGAACCCGACCTACTCGCCCGGGCCGAAATCCTTGTCCGCATCACCCATTCGATCCTCCTCACGCCTGCGGTGCTGGCGCCGTTGGAGACCTACGAACAGGTTGCGCAATTCGCCCGGAAGAACCTGCTGCCGATCGCCGCAACGCCGGCACCGTAG
- a CDS encoding metal-dependent hydrolase, which produces MASKQPGRVVREYNDEALAINARHVHFDWSGVPLEYIPGEAYATHFWNVMHLVLPEGERAMADVFSQALPYIDDERLREEIVGFVGQEATHAASHEGFRDYLRANGVEVGVVLRRIEFAVEKIFGDHGITGPARKAWLSERLGVYAAAEHFTAVIGEWLLDNDAFDRAGIDPTMLDLLRWHGAEELEHRNVAFDAYQYVDGGYARRARTAVIACSGLALLWFSTASYLYDNDSTVQRRRPWPFEYLRAARNGLVPGVSFLFSQMYTYLRPGFHPSTMGDISKAVRYLAQSPAAQAAHA; this is translated from the coding sequence ATGGCGAGCAAACAACCGGGGCGCGTGGTGCGTGAATACAACGACGAGGCGTTGGCGATCAACGCTCGTCATGTCCACTTCGATTGGTCCGGCGTCCCGTTGGAGTACATCCCGGGCGAGGCCTACGCCACTCACTTCTGGAACGTGATGCACCTGGTCTTGCCGGAAGGCGAGCGGGCCATGGCCGACGTCTTCAGTCAGGCGCTGCCATACATCGATGACGAGCGTCTCAGAGAGGAAATCGTCGGATTCGTCGGACAGGAGGCAACGCACGCGGCTTCACACGAGGGCTTCCGCGACTACCTGCGGGCAAACGGCGTCGAGGTCGGCGTCGTGCTGCGTCGTATCGAGTTCGCGGTAGAGAAGATCTTCGGCGACCACGGCATTACCGGCCCTGCCCGCAAAGCGTGGTTGAGCGAGCGTCTGGGGGTCTACGCAGCGGCAGAGCATTTCACCGCTGTGATCGGTGAATGGCTGTTGGACAACGACGCTTTCGATCGCGCGGGTATCGACCCGACGATGCTCGACTTGCTGCGATGGCACGGCGCCGAGGAACTCGAACATCGCAATGTCGCGTTCGATGCCTACCAATACGTCGACGGGGGGTACGCCCGCCGCGCCCGAACGGCCGTCATCGCGTGTTCAGGTCTTGCGCTGCTTTGGTTTTCGACAGCGTCGTATCTCTACGATAACGACTCGACGGTGCAGCGGCGTCGTCCGTGGCCCTTCGAGTACCTCCGTGCGGCCCGTAACGGGTTGGTACCAGGCGTGTCGTTCTTGTTCTCACAGATGTACACCTACCTGCGCCCGGGCTTTCATCCGTCGACGATGGGCGATATCAGCAAGGCAGTGCGTTACCTGGCGCAATCGCCCGCGGCGCAGGCGGCGCACGCATGA